TCAATAAAAGTACTTGTTAATATTTTTTAACGAAATATAATATGCCTTTTTAATTTACGGAATAAATTATATGAAGCTAAAAAAAATGGTAACCTCTTGTATTAGTAAACCTAAAAAAATTAAAGAAAAATATTCTGTATTAGATCAAAGACAAAAAGTAGAACCCAATATCTATTATTGGTCAGGATACGAAAATCAAGAAGAAGAACTCAGCAATTATTCTGAGTTAGTTAAAAAAATTCAACAAGGAGAAATAACTTTAGAAGTTTTAGACAATTTAAGAAAATTAAAAGTAGATGATAAAAAATCTTTTCTAGCAGATATAAAGGATATGGTATCTAACAATAGGTTACATGAACTTAATGTAAAAATAATGGAACACGCTTTAGATTTAGTTGATTCTCAAGACTCAGCTTTTTTACTTCGTAGAACAAAAGAGGATAGTATATTTCGAGATCTAATCTATTTAGAAGCAAAAGGCAACAAGTTTACTGTAGATATTGATAAAAAAGGAAATTTAACAATTACTTTTTCTAGTATGGTACTTGAACTTTATAAGCTACTAATTAATAATTTTTATTTGGAAAAATTTAGAGACGATGAATTTCGCAAGAAAGCATATGAATTATACAAAGAAGATTTAAAAAAATTAGGTGACACAAGTGAAGAGGCTTTAGAAAATTATTATGTTAAAAATAGTTTAGCACAAAGCATAATGTGTTTATTTGTGAGTAGAGATATTAGAGAAAGGGCTGTAAGTGAAGAATTACTTAAGTTAGATATATTTAAAAAAGTATTTGAGGGAAAAAAAGCATTATATGGAGCTTCTGCTGATTCTAAATTATTAGTGGTCGATTATGTATTAAATGATGTCAAGGGTGTTTATATTAATAATTTAGTAGCTTCGAATATTTTAGATTTAGTAATGTATAGTCAATCAAATAATGAGACAATAGAATCAATAGAAATTTTGGGAAATAGTGAAAGTTTAGTATGACTTTCAAGATACTGTGGTTTTGATTATAAATATAGCAAAATAGCTAGAAATTAATTTAATCTTAATATTTAAAAAATGGCTACAAAAAATAAAAAAGAAACAGTGAATACTGAAACAAAAAATTTAACACATTTAGTTATCAAAGAAATAGATAGTGAAAATTTTGATTTTGGTATTTTGCAAAAGATGCAGCAGGCTTTTAGTACTGCAAGTAAGCAAAAACATAGGGAAGCTTTTATAAGTTTTTTAGATAAAAAGCTTAATAAAGAGCAATTACATAAACTCAATCAAACAATAATGAAAAATGCGGATGCATTAATGCCGGATAATGATCCTAATTTTGTTTGTCGTACTCCTAATAATAAAGTTTTTCAAGAAATATTATTATTAGAGGCAAAACGCTCAGGTATGAAAGCAAAATTTAATTCTACAGGAGAATTACAACCTCTTGATGTAAAAGATATAACAAAGGAAATACTAGATCATTATCATATTTTACAAGCAAATTTTTATCCCAAAAGAGATTCTAAAGATTCAATAGATAGTAGAATAGCGCAAAGTATTAATTTTTTATTATATGCTCCACTTTTTCGAGAATCAGAGATATATGCAAAATTAGGTTTAAAATCGGCTGAGATAGAGCGAAAAATACAAGATCCTAACGATAAGTATGTTAAACAATTAGTAGATGCTAAAATAGGAACAAATACACATTTTAATACAAAAGAAGATTTAGACAATAAAGCAAATAGAAAAGAGAATAAAATATTTTCAATAATTGAAAAAGCAATAACAACATTAGAGAAAGACAAAAAGGTCAAGATTGGAGATAAGAGACGAGGAGAAATACAAAGGCATATATCTAAATCTTTATTAGCAGGAACTTCTAATTATATATTAACATTCACAAAAAATGATTTAGTAGATTTAATATATCAAGGATTACATGAAAGACAAGCTTGG
The sequence above is a segment of the Rickettsia sp. Oklahoma-10 genome. Coding sequences within it:
- a CDS encoding DUF5410 family protein, with product MKLKKMVTSCISKPKKIKEKYSVLDQRQKVEPNIYYWSGYENQEEELSNYSELVKKIQQGEITLEVLDNLRKLKVDDKKSFLADIKDMVSNNRLHELNVKIMEHALDLVDSQDSAFLLRRTKEDSIFRDLIYLEAKGNKFTVDIDKKGNLTITFSSMVLELYKLLINNFYLEKFRDDEFRKKAYELYKEDLKKLGDTSEEALENYYVKNSLAQSIMCLFVSRDIRERAVSEELLKLDIFKKVFEGKKALYGASADSKLLVVDYVLNDVKGVYINNLVASNILDLVMYSQSNNETIESIEILGNSESLV
- a CDS encoding DUF5410 domain-containing protein, producing the protein MATKNKKETVNTETKNLTHLVIKEIDSENFDFGILQKMQQAFSTASKQKHREAFISFLDKKLNKEQLHKLNQTIMKNADALMPDNDPNFVCRTPNNKVFQEILLLEAKRSGMKAKFNSTGELQPLDVKDITKEILDHYHILQANFYPKRDSKDSIDSRIAQSINFLLYAPLFRESEIYAKLGLKSAEIERKIQDPNDKYVKQLVDAKIGTNTHFNTKEDLDNKANRKENKIFSIIEKAITTLEKDKKVKIGDKRRGEIQRHISKSLLAGTSNYILTFTKNDLVDLIYQGLHERQAWWSKIINYIGIKSYSISKKNLKKIGKIINSEIKNSHTPLKIEVPEQLKQIVEELNRFNNSSLPSEVKNTQAKPKKPPVPPKPEYLKKRDRGL